One Kineococcus radiotolerans SRS30216 = ATCC BAA-149 DNA window includes the following coding sequences:
- the nrdH gene encoding glutaredoxin-like protein NrdH produces MSTTVYSTPSCVQCKATYRALDRKGIAYEVVDVTVDADAMALVRSLGYVQAPVVVAGEDHWSGFRPDRIDALARATASV; encoded by the coding sequence ATGAGCACCACCGTCTACAGCACGCCCTCCTGCGTGCAGTGCAAGGCCACCTACCGCGCGCTCGACCGCAAGGGCATCGCCTACGAGGTCGTCGACGTGACGGTCGACGCCGACGCCATGGCCCTGGTGCGCTCCCTCGGGTACGTGCAGGCGCCCGTCGTCGTGGCCGGCGAGGACCACTGGTCGGGCTTCCGCCCCGACCGCATCGACGCCCTGGCCCGCGCCACCGCCTCCGTCTGA